gtgctctgtactggtagctagaaagctgttgataacacagcagtgttttggccatggctgagcagtgctggcacagcatcgaggctgtctctctaacattccccccctccccagtaggcggggggtgggcaagatcttgggaggcgaggtagccaggaagaaggcgtacaggcagcaagaagaggcatctaggtagcaagtaaatcttaggtcccttcagacgctggggaccctgcgttcatgcagcattgggcagaccccagatggattttcccttggcacactgtacagatcctgcctgtggagaagttcctccttttggtcattcacggtgttatacaacttttcttagaagaaaacaactctatgcataaaggatgttcacgcgcggacttcttgctgtactttagataacagcagggccgcgcaggtggcgtaatcgctggtaccaagcaggagctgcctggaggctcctctgttacagtcaacgagctccgtttatcctgcggccaagggacatgtgtagggacacagcctgaaggccacgctgtaggtacagcgcggcacagacctgcacccgctcaggttaactgttaggtggatccctaactcctggaggtacagtgatctcccagtcaggatctctgcaccaggctgttaaactgcacggtaactcgggaaccagagaaggtccagatctggaggggatggttaagcacagggcctcatgttgaacctcctcctctaagcttgtcctgtgcttacagggttctcgagcctctcgggcatctcccagactggccggttactcccagctccctcgttcctgccttcccctgcctgcctgcctgccccactttggcccctgcagcagcactcagctgagcaccctccgttgctcctggggaaagagcgtcctccttgctctccgtggcgttcccccagcacacggtgctgtagcaaggacaaggcagtcagagacagacacagcctgttgagcagagcgtcctgcacgcagtgcttccgatagagcagctcaggagcaaggaggtgagctgggtgtgctgcctctcacaaagagcattttacatcggcgaccttccctgctggaccctctgcagcctctctttttcccggcgttgtaggtgttaagttgtgtggttaaaggttcatctccacaaacacagaggaggacaaaggagcaatggcaggcaggggaaccccagtgacctaggcagaggcaagggagcaccctgctgtggcttttgccagggctgtcgcaggagagggatcgcccacattgcctgggtatgaggctcaccagacaagtattgagtctcccttgctcagctcacagactgacgggggggatgcgcttctgtggccatgtcctgcctctgaagcccggccgtagacaaaaaactggctcaaactgtgaaggttaccaggcaagacgtgacggggtgcacgtgtgtggcaaggtctgtgcgtgtgaatgtctgaaactgaattctgagctgtcaagcagaagcctgcttcttgctacacgcagccagcgtgggctggttgtaaatttgggtaacacctggaataagcaaaagtggcatgtcccgaatcctacagttaatacagagctaggagccagaagccttaattcggaggctgatcaggcctcgtactgctcacatagacaacttagattgggaaaagtgggggcgtggggttccagaaagaagaggtggtggcaaaaagaagggttcccagcaagaagaagggatcttgaagagaagaaagggacccaggaaggaaaaggtgaagatcctggctggaggaaatatcctggaagtggcggaagatcttggagaccagagagccgcgtggagacaagtgccaggggatgcccagggaccttgaccagcaccctgcgaaactggtaacggcgagcagctgcacagcaggaaccaaggtgacgttctgcctgaccttcccgggcctgcagtagcctccctgctgggaaggggagttggatcaagcaactgcaggattcaataggaatgcatttcacgaaggtaaagaggacacagcagtggcttggaaacgctggttggtttaatggtaaaactggaattattctgtgaactgtgcattccttttaatatggacttaatttaaaatagctgctttgaagttgttctgacttcaccttaatcgacacctgcaatcttcatcatcttatcttctccaacagcgacaccacaccctgcccctccccaccccctgcaaaaaaaacccaaacccaacccaggaaaagaaggacttcaagggcaagctaggcagcaaagttgtgcgagattggtcaaactgctcaaagtttgcagagagattggagcttgcaattcagatgtgcgtcgctcagcatggggagggtagtacgcacctttcactggagtcagagggaaaaacagggagaagggagctgcagcgtaaagagtaaagaaggacacaacattcttaggaaaactctcctttttgtttccttttccttgctccttcgcttccagaactccgtggtcgcagtttgtgctgcctcacctccagcacagcgtgcagaatgaaacgactgtcacagaattcgtcctcctggggttctgcagcaccccagccctgcagcgctgcctctttggccttttctctgccctctgctctgccactctgatgggaaacgcacttgtctttctgcttatctgcctggactactgcctccacagccccatgtacttcttcctctgccacctctccatcggggacatctgctacgcctccagcaatgtcccccgtatgctaaggagcctccttggacaaggcagaaccctctccgttgctgggtgtggggcacagatccatctttatttaatctttgcacttacagcgtgcgtgctgctggccgtgatgtctcatgttcgctacgtggcaatctgccgccccccgcgctatgccctcatcatgatctggaggctgcgcctcagccttgccacggttttgtgggctttggcgtccgtatttggtacactgcaagcctctctggctttacacctgcctttctgcggcccctgcgaggttgtccacttctcctgtgaagttcttgctgtcttaaagctggcctgcactgccgctcctgccaataaagtcctgatctttgctatttgtgtgtgcttcttcctcttgcctttagccttaatcctgatttcctccctggacaccccggccaccgatctgcgcatccgctctgtgccaggatggcacgaaaccttgtccacgtgtggctcccacccgaccgtggtgggtgtcttttatggaaacgccatcttcatgtacgcggggcccgggagcggtaactcctctgggagggagaaagttctttcccttttctgcagtctcgtcagccccagtttgaaccccgtcatttacagtcggaggaacaagcaggtgaaggaagccttgctgaagcttcagagaaggaagagggtctttcattccgtctagctggtgctctaggctttcacctgtctcctgtctttctgctctttcttcttgagctcttggggtatttctcatggaatgttaagtggttcaaagtgtcctggtttcagctgggatagagttaagtGTCTTCCTAGTatctggtacagtgctatgttttgagttcagtatgcaaagaaccttgataacactgatgtttgcagttgttgctaagtagcgtttagactaaagtcaaggatttttcagcttctcatgcccagccagcgagaaagctggaggggcacaagaagttggcacaggacacagccagggcacctgactcaaactggccaacagggtattccatagTATGCGACGttccatctagtataggaactgaggagtgtggggggggaatcgctgctcagggactagctgggtgtcgatcggcaggtggtgagcgattgcactgcgcatcatttgtacattccaatccttttattattgctgttgtcatttcattagtgttatcattattagtttctccttttctgttctattaaaccattcttatctcaacccacgagttttacttctttttccagattttctcccccatcccactggatgggggggagtgagtgagcggctgcgtggtgcttagttgctggcttgggttaaaccacggcggagacagagtcacagcagcacagaatggatgctgaaagggacctctaGAGATCATCCAGCCCACCTCAGCTGCGcgagcagggtcagctgcagcaggctgtgagtcTGGTTCTCGAAGGTGCCGTTGGCTGCGTTGCTCCCAGGTTGTGGAGctcgcatgggaaatgggcaataaagagggatgaagtttccaggcactttctggccggtgcagtgatttttttttttttttttttttccttctgattttttctctccccttcatggtcttgcagctgcccaaggtgcagccagacaaggggaggagggtccctgcgtggcctgcagctccctccctcgccattcttggggtgatttggggttattttgctgtgtcagtgaggcagcgctgggctctccggggctgaggtcagtgggacccgaggaaggccgtgatggtcttgaggctttgaagggctttgcaccgagccctgtccccgctggaggggacgctggtggtgttcaagacgaaggccttgcagcccttgctgtcgtgtgtgcccgtgtcccccccggcccccgaggtctgtccttgtcgcaggggctctgtgctgctttctgcgtggggccgtgtccgtgagtcctgcagggagctgtctgtcctggcttccccaccaaagggctgctccccctggggaaggggagaggggagtcgtccgcgtcccgccccaccgttgcctgccccgctggtggtgactcggccctgggggtggctcggttcccctcggggctttccccggctcggatctggggctcagcggggcttttgcacctcttgggtgctgtttcttggtgccccctgctctccctccccctcccacacaggcacggagcggttctggagaaggagcttttaattgaaaagacaagaggaaaggtcccatccaagttggtctaacccctccctacccccctccccggcccccccttcaacaagtaccccccctcctctcccaccccccactccccccatctccatccgtctcacccctgtctaatccccgcccccccctcacacccccacgttggccgcaagagccctgcgcttgctgggtggcattggcaaggagctctgcgcctgcctcttcctccgcttgcctgccgtggcaggtggggatggtggcaggtccatccccgcatcctgccacggctcctggggctccatcctgCCGCTgttgactattttgaggctcagcatggcgtcgctgagctgggggatgcagtagtcaggggtgagcatctcctcaggcagcgagagcgagctgaagtcgcggtggggggtggctgcgccggtgccaccagcgtccccgGGCATGGAGctcctgctgggagcatgctggctgacGCCAACTCCATCCGGGGAGCAACCAAAGAGCACTAGGGCCTCTTGCAGAGGCACTTTCTCAGACGCTGCAAGTTCACCTACAGGCTCCCCAAGGGCTTGATTGTGGGGGtcagcacaggggctgggggggacgtcaCTGCCTGGGCGTGCCCCCACAGGGGTGGCCATGCCACAGGTGTTGATCTTGGCCAACGGCCCCTCGATGTTCTCGTAGCTGGGGATGGGTGTTGGCATCgctggggggctggggccaTCCCTCTCTCCGCTCCGCTGGTGCCAGCAGGGTCCCCAgacatggggctgctgctgggaccatcCTGGCTGACCCCCACTCCATCCAGGGAGCAACTGAAGAGCCTTAGGGCCTCTTCCAGGAGCATCTCCTCGGACACTGCAAGGTCGCCTGCAGTGTCCCCAACGGCTTGGTTGTGgctggcagcgcaggggctgggggggacatcgctgcccaggggtgcccccaCAGGGGTGGCCATGCTGGGGATGTTGATCTGTGCCAACTGCCCCTCGctgtgctggtagccggggatggacagtggcagctccagaggggctggggccacgccactcctctgattttcacaggGTGTGAGGTATtgtggttggccctggggggtccctggggctgtccaggccaggggggccccgcagcccccgggaccccacagggcagcacccggcagagaagcggcgccttggccgagcgtggcggtggccagtggaggcaggtgggtggttgtccactggatgcggaagacgcgggggtcgaagaggcagccacatggagccctctgcagccctgtgtgggtgagggggagccgtgctggggcggggggactctccaggggcacccgccgagccggccccgatggccgacatcccccagctctgggccaggggcgtggggagcttgtggccggggcgatccccacaGGGTGAGttgctgtgccggtgggacaGGGTTGCAATTTGGGGAGGAGACTcgcatctaggaggtgaaacgggagaggtggccccaaatatttggggaattctctgcagatgggctttcctgggcacgtgccgcccgggcgagggcaaggatgctcaccggggcttgctgaacccccatgtgaaaagtgtcgggggaaggggtgtgatggggatggagaaggtgccagagcagactggggtgccatacctgctggtggtgcctggggggcctggggtggccgggctgcagggaagggctgctcccgcgtgggcaggcggcacaggttggctgagcctaagagagagaggagcgatggccggcggtcacctctgcttttgccccccaagagcgtccctgggctgcaggggttggggtcggtccctacctcgagggtagaaggttttggggagcacgaatggctggaaaagctaGGGCGCcggggggtcccagggcccaggcagtgggagctgcactggtggccgcgccatggtcccttctggctgttggctgccaaggactctttggcgtctccccggaaggaatgcgggggctccctgtgttccgccccacccccaagagcctccccagctcctcctggggagggaaagggttaagggaggctggggtgcccccggggcctacaggcggctctcagggtctgcgggtgcaaatcctctttgctttcaacagtatttttccggtgggggaagaagaacaagttgattcagccgagccgagcggggaccaagctgcagccgcagcctccttgcgccagatggcaaatgcgtttgcgactgttgcccgtgcttctgttcgctgcgttgaccggagcgaggcagaaataggaaaaaggacctcgagggcgcgaaggaaggtcacgcggtgtcgctcggtggcacgctttcccccagccctcgctccagtagtgctgtcaggtcttttagtctcctgatgggaaaagcagcagctctggatccccctcggagggggcggcgctttccctgggtgcgtgacacccaggaggagacggtacccgccgccgcgtgctcccagaaaaggactggattctgcccaacgtccagtgtcggggcgctggggctgtttgcgctctacgggaccccagggatggggttagtacatcccctcctcgtgcttggaggattcggcactagcaaggaccccctggtaccaaggacacaggcctctcgctcccgctgtgtgaacagtgtgtggcctgggggagtcgggacaactgccgtgaaccggaggccaaagatctctcctggcctggatcctgttaattaaagagatggcgctctgttggtgaggcacctctggctgcaagattgcgcaaggccatctgctgcgtaacttgtggcagggaccgatgctgggggcgtgaaggcaagcgcgcttctaaaaccataaaactctgTTTCATTTCggagcgcagctgagccaccccgctcctcaacactctgccatctgcaccgctgtggctgggaccgggcagtgctgcacatcccaaaggccaccaagtcacacccgtgtccctgctgctttgccgggagcttctgcgatgcgagcgatgttctgggggctgatctcttggactgcagctactctgtccctgaccggcagctggtcaggagggttgcgtcccaggtggaattccgCCTCTCTGatgagaacctggccaaggatgctttcctcctgaaacatgtccagaagaacaagatgggcttcgtcagcatcaaactgctgacgcccttgaagaaggtaggcagcccgttgcgttggccagctggggtgggaagtggcctccacgtggaggatgcctgggtgtctgggtgtgctctggctgtctgcggtgaggtgctcggggaggtcaggctgcctgtgtcccggcaaagcgctggtggtgcagagctgggccctgctgtctgccttcaacgtgctgcagcagttctccacccagggagggtggctggggaagcggtgaggggtcctcaaaccccaagcccagggctgggttcacctcttctgcccgtggttcccccaggctgctttgagagaggagagctcgtcctccggcgctgaggctcctttacatttgggtttggggctttctcttttcttttgtttttcatcacgactagatgaatgagcagcggagtttattaaagcaacggtacaggtgcttttggattgcccgtgataaatagactgtctgcaaagcgcgtgcaggtgacaatacagtcgcctacaagcgcgttaaatgatgaaagaaaagagctctaaagaattctaagtttcccagggaagcactcggtacagccaagtgttcgaatctcacacaataggcaaccctatggcgggggggagagaggctcagtcCATCGACTGATGccagaagtcagtgatgtcctcccgacttgtctgtgatggtgtcttccctggcatttctcctctcttaagaccttttatgttttctgagtttttcggtggagcttgagtgactctagtcacacatacctttcctttgattggtataaagttctctcgctttgcttttaaaggcatacgctagagaaaattcagagcgcgtgctcagtgggggttggtcgcaccttggagatgggtaactttgggggtggaggtgtgttttggtattataatgagcagagttcacctgaaacatgtccagaagaacaagatgggcttcgtcagcatcaaactgctgacatccttgaagaaggtaggcagcccgttgcgttggccagccggggtgggaagtggcctccacgtggaggatgcctgggtatctgggtgtgctctggctgtctgcggtgaggtgctcggggaggtccaggctctgctcaggaagcctgtgtcccggcaaagtgctggtggtgcagagctgggccctgctgtctgccttcaacgtgctgcagcagttctccacccagggagggtggctggggaagcggtgaggggtcctcaaaccccaagcccagggctgggttcacctcttctgcccgtggttcccccaggctgctctaGGAGAGATCATGCCTTAACTAAAAAACTGCAGGGAAGCACTGGTGGTGTGATGTACAGGGAAGCTGTGTCTTCTTGCCATGGTCCAGGAGCACAGGCGGCCTTCTCCCACAAATCCTGAAAGGGGGATATTGCCTTGCCATGACCTCAGGTTGATGGGGGTGCAGCCTGCCTCGATGATGGGTTTAGGgtggtccctgcctggggagacTCACAGTGACACAGTGGCCCCCTCTGTCCCTCAGGTGAAATACCTGACGCATGACTGGTGGCTGACGCTTTACACCCTGCGgttctcagagctgctggaggtgaacGAGGAGGGCACCAAAGTGAGGCGGTGggtgatagcatatgtccatacattctgtatggtatggctaaatatttgttggttttaatattttgtaccagccgtggaaactggtttgctgctaggtgactgtaaaagtgagatttggtaaataattattagaaatcttatactaacactatgattgaaaaaagagacagaagtgtagccaagtaattaactagtagaggtagttactcctaagttttacagttctttgctcttatgactggatgttcctgtacatTAGATAAGATTAATATTGAAACTGACCATATATGACTGAAACCATGTTAAGctccaagatcaaagaacaaggatgaCGAACAAGACTTGAAGGTCAGccaacagaatttgaaatggatcggtggtcgcaaaagcagccctttgactcaaatgaaGAACCGTTGCATGTGATCAGATGTAGGCAATACTATGATACTCAGTTACAATAacttttatgtatatgtatactaatctgattaatatgtaattggttactccatataacctgtttgtgctgaagctgtggcacgcgtgctaggtggaactatcccccgtgcatccagcgctgcaataaagaatgcctactttctaaaactccaaaatgagtcttagagagtttcttcgactggcttttcggtatcatgGGTCCCCATCCCCGAGTCCCTGCTGAGTGTCCCCCCCAGCAgactgctgctggcctgggagctgctgaccCTGGAGCAGgacgtgctgctgctgctccagaagaatttcctcaagaccatcacgagGATGTTCAGCCCCTTCGGCACCATCGCCTCCATCCGCATCCTGCGGCCGGGCCGCAAGCTGCCCTCGGATGTGCGGAAATACACGTCAGACTTCCCCGAGCTGCTGAGCAAGCACTGCGCACTGGTGGAGTACAAGAGCCTGGGGAGCGCTTCAGCCTTGAGGAGCCTTGAGGACCTCGGCCACCAGAGCTGTCCGCGTGGCGAGAGCATCAGGGTGGTCCGGCTCTGCGGGAAGGGCTCCAAGAAGACAGCTGGGGCCGAGAGGGAGGTGGCGGAGGAGCTGATGGACCAGCCGGGTTGGAAAGCGCAGGCGGTGGCCGCGACCTTCCCCAACGGCCTCGGggactccctgctctgcagctccccggagTTGAACGGTGCCCAGGCGCTGccacccctcctcctgcacAAGGACCCCGCGGCACCCTCCTGGCCCGGCAGCAACTTCAAGCCCAGCAATTTCAGCAATGCCTTCACTGGATTGCTCCTCGCCAGCAAAGTCTTCCCTCCGCTCGGGACAGGCttgggcacaggcagctgctacggcctctgctccagcactgagaGCACTCGTGGCTGCggctgggggagtggggtgggtgcctgggcaccctggcccagcagcccctctccagaTGCCAAACCTCTTGCCGGCAATCCTCCGGCAGCGACGTGGGTGCCTGAGCCCCTCGGCCTGCGGGATGCGGTGCTTTGCCTGCCCCACTGTTGTCCCAAAAGTGGGGTCATTCACCCGGTGTGCAAAATGCCAatataaacacagagcagaggtattttattccagttcttgtttacgcaaagatgggggctaggtggtaatccgCAAAGCTAGCACCCCTCATGCCTAAAtgggcaagcaatttatacagttcagttatacatattcaatttccaaagttcttccaaaaactattactgggagtcgcttatctcgcacagtttccATTGGGCTAAAGTTTCCCTGCTtggaattaaaggtacagtgttcttttcttttacagcacatgctcaaggagagttgggggggtaagtctttttggtGTGGAATTGAGTTGGTggtcgtgatctccccctgccacctttctttacctttcctccagttttcgaagatttttctgacttcatgcctattagcaattattcaactttttggcgcctcctggggtaggatgttcccttcttctcagtcttttagttcttcttcaggggcacagttgttagcaaggcatgcattGGTTATACAAAGGGGATCttgtttcacaagacctttgtggcctttttcgtgtggcttaagtacataatttcttaagtacatcatttccccctgtggtgggttgaccctggctggacgccaggtgcccaccaaagccgttctatcactccccctcctcagctggacaggggagagaaaatgtaacaaagagcttgtgggtcgagataaggacaggagagatcactcaccaattaccatcactggcaaaagagactccgcttggggaaaattaactcaatttattacaaatcaaccagagtagggtaatgagaaataaacccaaatctcagaacaccttccctccacccctcccttcttcctgggcacaacttcactcccggattccctaccaaccccccccagtggcacagggggacgggcaatggggtttacggtcagttcatcacacgttattttctgccgcttcatcctcctcgggGGAAGGActcatcacattcttcccctgctccagcgtggggtccctcccacgggagacagtcctccatgaacttctccaacatgggtccctcccacgggccgcagttcttcacgaactgctccagcatgggtcctttccacggtgtgtagtccttcaggagcacactgctccagcgtgggtcccccgtggggtcacaagtcctgccagaaaaactgctccaacgtgggctcctctctccacagatccgcaggtcctgccaggagcctgctccagtgcgggcttcccacagggtcacagcctccttcaggcacccacctgctccggcatggggtcctccacgggctgcaggtggagatctgctccaccgtggacctccatggactgcagcgggacagcctgcctcaccgtggtcttccccacgggctgcaggggaatctctgctccggcgcctggagcatctcctccccctccttcttcactgacctgggggtctgcagggttgtttctcttacatgttctcactcctctctcgggctgccatttctgtctgtcccagcaacttttttttccttcttaaatatgttatcacagaggtgctgccttggccggcggcaggtccgtcttagagccgacTGATATTgcctctgtcggacacaggggaagcttccagcagcttctcacagaagccacccctgtaacccctccccgctaccaaagccttgccacacaaagccaatacaccccCCTTTGAGACTATGAGATCTCTTCATATGAGTCTCATAAGTCTCACTACTTCATTTTATCGTTACATATGCTCTAGCCATGGCTTGTAAAACCAGTCTCTTGACAGaacttaaaacaacacaaagtatGATTGTAATAATGACAACAGTGGTCGAAGTTTAAATTAGGTTTGCCAGCCATCCAGTAAGGGAGGATCCTGttccatgtaatattttatttaaccaccctatttccattgttgttcttcttctttcttagaaagGTAATATTCCCCAATTTAAAGGATTGTCTGCCAGCTCAGATGGAGGGAGACAAGCGGTTACACTAACATTCTGGATTTGCCCAAAGGACTGGATaagctgtaaaaccaaattctcttgACCTACTGCTAGTACCAAATGGGATATTATAATATTcaggttcttcattctctcaaagTTCAATGGTCTCAGATATtagctgaaatttgagtttcccagtctgtggctgtccactttccctgatctggttcTGGTGCTCTTTTCACTCGCGTGTAATGAATCCAGGAGTCCATTCCTTCTACTCTGGCTGCAGTAC
This Haliaeetus albicilla unplaced genomic scaffold, bHalAlb1.1 scaffold_34, whole genome shotgun sequence DNA region includes the following protein-coding sequences:
- the LOC138684088 gene encoding la-related protein 6-like; amino-acid sequence: GSFCDASDVLGADLLDCSYSVPDRQLVRRVASQVEFRLSDENLAKDAFLLKHVQKNKMGFVSIKLLTPLKKVKYLTHDWWLTLYTLRFSELLEVNEEGTKVRRVSSTGFSVSWVPIPESLLSVPPSRLLLAWELLTLEQDVLLLLQKNFLKTITRMFSPFGTIASIRILRPGRKLPSDVRKYTSDFPELLSKHCALVEYKSLGSASALRSLEDLGHQSCPRGESIRVVRLCGKGSKKTAGAEREVAEELMDQPGWKAQAVAATFPNGLGDSLLCSSPELNGAQALPPLLLHKDPAAPSWPGSNFKPSNFSNAFTGLLLASKVFPPLGTGLGTGSCYGLCSSTESTRGCGWGSGVGAWAPWPSSPSPDAKPLAGNPPAATWVPEPLGLRDAVLCLPHCCPKSGVIHPVCKMPI